In a single window of the Zea mays cultivar B73 chromosome 5, Zm-B73-REFERENCE-NAM-5.0, whole genome shotgun sequence genome:
- the LOC100502201 gene encoding 60S ribosomal protein L30-like — MVAAKKTKKSTDNINNKLQLVMKSGKYTLGYKTVLRTLRNSKSKLVIIANNCPPLRKSEIEYYAMLAKVTVHHFHGNNVDLGTACGKYFRVCCLSIIDPGDSDIIKTTPGEQ; from the exons ATGGTGGCCGCAAAGAAGACG AAGAAGTCCACGGACAACATCAACAACAAGCTTCAGCTTGTGATGAAGAGCGGCAAGTACACGCTCGGCTACAAGACTGTCCTCAGGACCCTCAGGAATTCTAAGT CAAAGCTAGTGATCATTGCTAACAACTGTCCTCCGCTTCGGAAGTCTGAAATTGAGTACTATGCTATGCTGGCTAAGGTGACAGTCCACCACTTCCATGGAA ACAATGTTGACCTTGGAACAGCCTGTGGAAAATACTTCCGTGTCTGCTGCCTCAGCATTATCGATCCTG GTGATTCTGATATCATCAAGACTACACCGGGCGAGCAGTAA